Proteins encoded within one genomic window of Streptomyces kaniharaensis:
- a CDS encoding S9 family peptidase, translated as MTITDPFLSLSARTGRFTYGAPRAAGLSEDGTRLLLLRSTGPEDPVDRLHLLDTATDHERLIADPAVLVPGRTGHRDDLPTVERRLRERTRLVAAGIGTYAATADLAVAVLTLDGRLFRADTATGSCTELPTAGPAFDPRPDATGRRVAYVCDDALYVTPDKAPLSPADGARWGVAEFAAAEELGRSRGHWWRPDGGALLAARVDESALPRRYFADPASPGEPAEDFAYPQAGGPNADVQLWVLGLDRTRVRLRWDDAAFPYVCAASWAGDDEILLTVADRLQQNVLLLSAYPATGETRELSRTTDEFWVDDLPGTPARLTDGRLLTAHDTPEARGLALDGKPLDTTGLQIRRVVGRLRGRLLCETTEGDPADQHVHLVDPDGGAPVRISDGPGTHSALAAADTLLLTSADADGTRRRLVLADGRELPLADLSAALPYRVVPQLARVTELGLPTAVVYPRDHVPGRRLPVLLDVYGGPGFQAVASEPRRWQLRQWWADQGFAVVTTDNRGTPFVSPDFARAIFRRFSRVAVDDQVTALHALAERHPDLDLGRVGVRGWSYGGYFAALAVLRRPDVFHAGSAGAPPTDFRQYDTAYTERYLGLPQDNPEGYAGDCLIDDAPSLTRPLLLVHGLADDNVHPSHTLLLSQALTRTGRPHRVLPLPGVTHMTPGGVNEQVAQAELAFLREALGLTD; from the coding sequence GTGACCATCACCGACCCCTTCCTCTCCCTCAGCGCCCGTACCGGCCGGTTCACCTACGGTGCTCCGCGTGCGGCCGGTCTCAGCGAGGACGGCACCCGGCTGCTGCTGCTCCGATCGACCGGTCCGGAGGATCCGGTCGACCGCCTCCACCTGCTCGACACCGCCACCGACCACGAGCGCCTGATCGCCGACCCCGCTGTGCTCGTCCCCGGCCGCACCGGCCACCGCGACGACCTGCCCACCGTCGAGCGGCGGCTGCGCGAACGCACCCGGCTCGTCGCCGCCGGCATCGGCACGTACGCGGCCACCGCCGACCTCGCCGTCGCCGTCCTCACCCTCGACGGGCGGCTCTTCCGCGCGGACACCGCCACCGGCAGCTGCACCGAACTGCCCACCGCGGGGCCCGCGTTCGACCCCCGGCCGGACGCCACCGGCCGGCGCGTCGCCTACGTCTGCGACGACGCCCTGTACGTCACCCCCGACAAAGCGCCGCTCTCCCCCGCCGACGGCGCCCGCTGGGGCGTCGCCGAGTTCGCCGCCGCCGAGGAGCTCGGCCGCTCCCGTGGCCACTGGTGGCGCCCGGACGGCGGCGCGCTGCTCGCCGCCCGGGTGGACGAATCCGCCCTGCCCCGGCGGTACTTCGCCGACCCGGCCAGCCCCGGCGAACCCGCCGAGGACTTCGCCTACCCGCAGGCCGGCGGCCCCAACGCCGACGTCCAGCTCTGGGTCCTCGGCCTCGACCGCACCCGCGTCCGGCTGCGCTGGGACGACGCCGCGTTCCCGTACGTCTGCGCCGCCTCCTGGGCCGGGGACGACGAGATCCTGCTCACCGTCGCCGACCGGCTCCAGCAGAACGTGCTGCTGCTGAGCGCCTACCCGGCCACCGGCGAGACCCGCGAACTCTCCCGCACCACCGACGAGTTCTGGGTCGACGACCTGCCCGGCACCCCGGCCCGCCTCACCGACGGCCGTCTGCTCACCGCCCACGACACCCCCGAGGCCCGCGGCCTCGCCCTGGACGGCAAGCCGCTGGACACGACCGGCCTGCAGATCCGCCGGGTGGTCGGCCGGCTGCGCGGCCGGCTGCTCTGCGAGACCACCGAGGGCGACCCGGCCGACCAGCACGTCCACCTGGTCGACCCGGACGGCGGCGCACCCGTGCGGATCAGCGACGGCCCCGGCACGCACTCCGCGCTCGCCGCCGCCGACACCCTGCTGCTCACCTCCGCCGACGCCGACGGCACCCGCCGCCGCCTCGTCCTCGCCGACGGCCGTGAGCTGCCGCTCGCCGACCTGAGCGCCGCCCTGCCCTACCGGGTGGTGCCCCAGCTCGCCCGGGTCACCGAACTCGGCCTGCCCACCGCCGTGGTGTACCCGCGTGACCACGTCCCCGGCCGCCGGCTGCCCGTCCTGCTGGACGTCTACGGCGGGCCCGGCTTCCAGGCCGTGGCGAGCGAGCCGCGCCGCTGGCAGCTCCGCCAGTGGTGGGCCGACCAGGGCTTCGCCGTGGTCACCACGGACAACCGGGGCACCCCGTTCGTCTCCCCCGACTTCGCCCGGGCGATCTTCCGCCGCTTCTCCCGGGTCGCGGTGGACGACCAGGTCACCGCCCTGCACGCGCTCGCCGAGCGCCACCCCGACCTCGACCTGGGCCGGGTCGGCGTGCGCGGCTGGTCGTACGGAGGCTACTTCGCCGCGCTCGCCGTGCTGCGCCGCCCGGACGTCTTCCACGCCGGCAGTGCGGGCGCCCCGCCCACCGACTTCCGGCAGTACGACACCGCGTACACCGAGCGCTACCTCGGCCTGCCACAAGACAACCCGGAGGGCTACGCGGGCGACTGCCTGATCGACGACGCCCCCTCACTGACCCGTCCGCTGCTGCTGGTCCACGGGCTGGCCGACGACAACGTCCACCCCTCGCACACCCTCCTGCTCTCCCAGGCGCTCACCCGGACCGGCCGCCCGCACCGCGTCCTGCCGCTGCCGGGCGTCACCCACATGACCCCGGGCGGGGTGAACGAGCAGGTGGCCCAGGCCGAACTGGCCTTCCTCCGGGAGGCCTTGGGCTTGACCGACTGA